The Acinetobacter lwoffii genomic sequence ACGTTTAGCTTGTTCGGCATTGTATAAAGGTAAATACTCCATAAGTAAAGGTCTAGGACCAACCAAACTCATATCTCCTTTGAGCACATTCCAAAGTTCTGGCATTTCATCCAGACTACTGGAACGCAGCATTTTACCAAATGGCGTTAAACGCTCACTATCTGGTAATGGATTGCCCTGTTCATCCAGTGCGTCTTTCATGGTGCGAAATTTAATCATTTCAAAAGGTTTACCATGCAAACCTGGACGAACCTGACGGAACAAAACTGGTGAACCTAAGTTCTTTTTCACTTTATAAGCAACAAATGCATAAAGTGGTGAAAGCAGGATCAGGGCGATGGAGGCGATGATAATATCGAGAAGGCGCTTAATCATGTTGTACCTTTTCAAAAACTTCAATGAACTGTTTAACGCCACTTTCTAAAGATAATTCCTGTAAATAATAATTACGCGCATTCAAGCCCATTTGTAGTTGCTCACTAGCAGGTAAGTGATAAATTTTTAAAATAGCTTGCTGAATACTTTCTACATTTTCAGATATTGCTACACAACCGCACTCAGCAGCTTTTACAAGATCAGCAGCATTACCCTCTACAGCCATTAACACGGGTTTACCCATCGCCATATAAGCCTGAGTTTTAGAAGGTACTGTGATTTCAAATAAAGGATCTTTTTTTAAGTGTACCAGTAATAAACTAGACAGTTCTAATATACCTCCAACTTCAGCCATAGGCATACGAGGGATAAAAACAGCATTAGGTATACCTTCAATAATTGAGCGTTGTTTTAAACGCTCAGTTTCTGTCCCTCCACCAACAAATACAAACTGAATATCTGGAAAATCCTGAAGATTTTTAGCAACCTCTAAAATAATATCTAAAGCCTGAGCTTTCCCCATATTTCCTGCAAAAATAATATTAAACTTGTTCTGCATGAGTTGTTGATATTCAACCTTTGCAGACTGAGCCTGAGTTAAACTCTGCTCATCACACCAATTATAAATAATGCTAATTTTTTCTTCTGGTACACCACGTTCTGTCAGCAGCTTTTTAAAGCCAGGACATAGCACGACAATATGATCAACAAATCCATAAACCAGCTTACAGATTGAACCAATAAGATTTAAAATTTTATTGTTATTCAACATGCCTGTTGCTTTTAGGGTATCAGGCCACATATCCTGAATGTCATAGACAATCGGTGTACGTCGAAAAAACTTAATGAAAATAGCAGCTATTCCCACAGTTAATGGGGGATGATAAGCATAAATGACATCGGCTTTTCTGGTTGCAAAAATGCCAAAAAGTATTGCCATAAATGCAAAGCTAATATAGTTAAAAATTCTTTTTAACGCAGAGCTATCATGATTAGGATATAAAGCAACACGTAAAATGGATATTCCATCTACTTCTTCACGTTGATAAAGTTTTAATTTATACCCATCATAAATTTTCCCACCCGGGTAATTTGGAAACCCCGTGAGTACCTGAACATCATGACCTTGTCGTTTTAACTCTTTGGCAAAAGCCAGTCCTTTAAAAGTAGGTTCAGGATCAAACCACTGCGTTAAAAGAAGAATTCTCATATTTTAGTACTTCTTCCATACCACACGGTTAACATAGTCGGTATAGCTTAAAATAATACGCACAATTTTTTCACTCACATTTGGCATACTATAGTCAGCCACTAAACGTAGTAATCGTTCTTCACCACGTGGTTGATGATCCAGAATATCTAAACCTTGCAAAATCCGTTCAGCAGTTAAACCGACCATCATCACGGCAGCCTCTTCCATCCCTTCTGGACGTTCATGCGCCTGACGCAAGTTCAAAGCAGGGAAATTTAGAATTGAAGATTCTTCATTAATGGTGCCACTGTCTGATAAAGTCGCTTTGGCAGCAAGTTGCAGCTTATTGTAATCACTAAACCCTAGTGGTTTTAATAACTGAATAAGTGGATGAAACTCAATATTCAGCTCTTCAATACGCTTACGGGTACGTGGATGCGTTGAAACAATTACAGGATACTGATACTTTTCCGCAACTGAATTCAGCATTTGAACTAAGTCTAAAAAATTTTGATCAGAGTTAATATTCTCTTCACGATGCGCGCTGACAATAAAGTATTGATGCTCTTTTAAACCCAAACGCACCAATACGTCCGATGCTTCAATTTTAGCCTTGTAATGATGAAGAACCTCAAACATTGGGCTGCCTGTTTTAATTACCTGATCTGCGGGTAAGCCTTCTGCCAACAAGTAATCTCGTGCAATCGTACTATAGGTCAAGTTAATGTCAGCGGTATGATCGACGATACGACGGTTAATTTCTTCTGGCACTCGCATATCAAAACAGCGGTTTCCTGCCTCCATATGGAATGTTGGAATTTTACGACGTTTTGCAGGTAATGCGGCCATACAGCTATTGGTATCACCCAACACCAGTAAGGCTTCTGGTTGAACTTGCTCGAGTACTTTATCTACAGCAATTATCACATTACCAATGGTTTCTGCACCCGTCGCACCTGCAGCATTTAAAAAATGATCAGGTTTACGGATACCCAAATCGGTAAAAAAAATTTCATTGAGTTCATAATCATAATTTTGGCCTGTATGCACCAGAACATGATCAAAATATTGATCACACGCAGACATAACACGTGATAAACGAATAATTTCAGGACGCGTTCCAACAACGGTCATTAATTTTAATTTCTTCACAATCTTAACTCTTAATGTGTTAGTGGCATGGCATAAGTATCTGGTTTTTCACGGTCAAAAATTTCATTTGCCCATAACATGACCACCATTTCTTCATTACCAATATTGGTAATGTCATGCGTCCAGCCTGGTACAGTTTCTACAATTCGTGGTTCGTCGCCTGTTGTTTCTAATTCATAAAACTCGCCAGTCACCATATGCTTAAACTTAAATAGTGCCTGACCTTTAATTACCAAGAATTTTTCTGTTTTGGTATGGTGATAATGGCCACCACGCGTAATCCCCGGATGTGCAGTAAAGTAGGAGAACTGCCCTGCATCAGGCGTTTTCAGCATTTCAACAAATACTCCACGCTGGTCGCCATATTTAGGTACGCTATAGTCAAACTGTTCAGGTTTTAAGAAACTTAAATAGGTTGAATACAATGCACGGGTTAAACCAGTACCCACTCGATCCGTAATCAAGGTTTCGCGTGAGTGTTTAAAGCCTGCCAGCGTTTTAGCCAACTCACCTACGCTGATTTGATATTCAGGTTCTATAGCGAAAGTTTGCTCTACCTTTTGTGTACCTTTAATAACATTCCAGAATGACTCTACGACATCATCCACATAGACTAGGCGAATAAGCGCATTTTCATCATGAATCTGAATCGGTAAGTCATTTGCAGTGTTATAACAAAATGTTGCAACAGCCGAGTTATAATTTGGACGTGACCATTTACCAAATACATTGGCCAAGCGGCAAATATATACAAGGTTGCCCTGCTGTTGCTGCAGTTCCAATAAAACCTGTTCACCACCCAATTTACTCTGGCCATAGGCATTATCACGTTCTACCTGAATAGATGACGAGAGAATAATAGGAGTCTGCTTTTTTGCTCGCTTAAGAATATTTGCAATTTTTTGCGTCAGGGTAATATTTCCCTCAATAAACTCTTGCTCATTTAAAGGGCGGTTTATTCCCGCTAAATGTACAATCCAGTCCGCAGCAAGTACAGATTGCTCTAACTCTTCTGAACTAGAATCTCGGTTAAATTTTAAAACTTCGATTTCTGATTCTTCAGACAGGAATTGAATTAAGTTTTTTGCAATAAAACCGTTGGAACCTGTGACTAAAATTTTCATGTTTAAGTCTCTGGATCTATATATTGACCTTGAGTTAAAGCACGCACAAATTCAAGTTTTAACAATAACTTTTTCATACCTTCAACATCTAAGCGCTCAGTATTATGCGAATTATAATCTTCGTATTGAGTAATTTTTAAATCACCATCTTCTACATATTTTTCATAGTTCAGGTCGCGTTGATCTGCCGGTACTCGGAAGTAATATCCTTGGTCTATTGCAACTACCATTTCTTCACGGCTGAGTAAGGCTTCATACGCTTTTTCACCATGACGTGTACCCATAATTGAAACTGGATGTTCTTCTACATTCAGCAACTCTTTTAATGCCTGAGCCAAAACTTCAATAGTTGCGGCTGGTGCTTTTTGTACAAAAATATCGCCGTTCTCACCATGCTCAAACGCATACAGCACCAAATCAACCGCATCTTCCAAAGTCATCATGAAGCGAGTCATATTGGGGTCTGTAATGGTGAGGGGTTTGCCTTGGCGAATCTGGTCTACAAATAACGGAATTACTGAACCACGAGATGCCATGACATTACCGTAACGTGTACCACAAATTACCGTTTCCAGTTCTTCTAAGTTGCGTGATTTTGCCACCATCACTTTTTCCATCATGGCTTTAGAAATGCCCATGGCATTAATTGGATATACAGCTTTGTCTGTACTTAGGCAAACCACACGTTTTACACGGTTTTGAATGGCTGCTTCCAATACATTCTCTGTACCCAGCACATTGGTTTTGACCGCTTCCATTGGGTGAAATTCACAAGATGGTACTTGTTTCAGTGCAGCTGCATGGTAAATATAGTCAACACCACGAGTTGCATTCAGCACGCTGTTATAATCACGTACATCACCAATATAGAATTTAAGCTTTGATGACTGGTATTTTTTACGCATATCATCTTGCTTTTTTTCATCACGGCTAAAGATACGAATTTCTTTAATATCTGTTTCTAAAAAACGTTTTAGAACAGCATTTCCGAATGAGCCTGTACCGCCTGTGATTAATAAAGTTTCCGACTTAAAAACACTCATATTTTTTTCCATTAGAAATAAGAGTCCAACAAATATTTATATGACTTAACATGTTCTAAAGATATAAATTCATCTGCTTCTTTAGATGTTGATCCATGTTCTTTATCATAAATCTTCAACTCTGGAGCATATATAGTTTTTAATCCTTTCAATCTAGCTTCTTCCGCAACAAAAACCTCTTCACCAAATAAAAACCTAGGATAATCAATAGAAGCACCTTGATTAAAATAAAATTTAGTAAATAGCATTATTGAACCATGAGCAGCATACATTTCTGTTCCTGAAGAATATGATCGATAACTACTGGTATTTCTTTTCGACCCACGTAATTTAGCTCGACTAACTGACAACCAACTATAAAAGCGATAAAACCATAAAAACTGAAAACCACAATAGAGGCTCGATAGTTTAAATTTACTTGGTCTTTTAAAAATTTTAGGATTTATATCCTCACTAGTTTCTTTGGATAAAATAGAAGGTGCTAAGACCCCTACATCTGAAGAAATACTAATGCCTTTTAAATTTTTAAAAAAACTCTCATCAAATTGAAGATCAACATTTGTAACCACTACAAAATCCCAATCACTAACACCTGTAATATTATCAAGAAGTTTTTTTCCGGCAAAAAAAGCAGGGAAATATCCAACATTATCTAATTTCACATAATTAAACTTTAATTTTTTTATCCTTTCTTTTAGCTTTTCCAATCCTTTACTTTTATTAGAATTATCACAAACTATAACATGCAAATCTAGAAACTCACATGTTCTCATTGCCAACTCAATAGAGTCTAGCAATCCAACCGAATCATCGTAAGCATTATAACATACTGCAACAATTGCAACCTTCATAAAAACACCATAAACTAATAGAAATAATAAAGATTAATACATATAAACTTCCAAAAACTTATAGACTATCAGCCCCTACATGATTTAGGTCAAAACAAATCCAACAAATAGTTACTAGTTAGTATATCAAAATAATCATAACTTCCCTCAAGATTAATTGAAGATAAATATGAAAAAAACAAACTATTCAAAAAAATATATATCACCACCAGAAGCCTAAAATTCAAAGAAATATAAGGAAAACAAACACCCACAAACAAATAACGCAAAATAAAAGCATTTCTATAAACCCTATTAAACTCAAAAAAATACATCAAAAATCCTAAAAAAACCACATGAATAATTAAAATTTTAAATAAAAAATCAATCTTTTTGA encodes the following:
- a CDS encoding sugar transferase encodes the protein MIKRLLDIIIASIALILLSPLYAFVAYKVKKNLGSPVLFRQVRPGLHGKPFEMIKFRTMKDALDEQGNPLPDSERLTPFGKMLRSSSLDEMPELWNVLKGDMSLVGPRPLLMEYLPLYNAEQAKRHNVRPGVTGYAQVNGRNSLSWKERFEMDVWYVNNHSLLLDIRILLSTISKVITKDSVEHLDSEENSRFKGDA
- a CDS encoding glycosyltransferase family 4 protein → MRILLLTQWFDPEPTFKGLAFAKELKRQGHDVQVLTGFPNYPGGKIYDGYKLKLYQREEVDGISILRVALYPNHDSSALKRIFNYISFAFMAILFGIFATRKADVIYAYHPPLTVGIAAIFIKFFRRTPIVYDIQDMWPDTLKATGMLNNNKILNLIGSICKLVYGFVDHIVVLCPGFKKLLTERGVPEEKISIIYNWCDEQSLTQAQSAKVEYQQLMQNKFNIIFAGNMGKAQALDIILEVAKNLQDFPDIQFVFVGGGTETERLKQRSIIEGIPNAVFIPRMPMAEVGGILELSSLLLVHLKKDPLFEITVPSKTQAYMAMGKPVLMAVEGNAADLVKAAECGCVAISENVESIQQAILKIYHLPASEQLQMGLNARNYYLQELSLESGVKQFIEVFEKVQHD
- the wecB gene encoding non-hydrolyzing UDP-N-acetylglucosamine 2-epimerase, whose translation is MKKLKLMTVVGTRPEIIRLSRVMSACDQYFDHVLVHTGQNYDYELNEIFFTDLGIRKPDHFLNAAGATGAETIGNVIIAVDKVLEQVQPEALLVLGDTNSCMAALPAKRRKIPTFHMEAGNRCFDMRVPEEINRRIVDHTADINLTYSTIARDYLLAEGLPADQVIKTGSPMFEVLHHYKAKIEASDVLVRLGLKEHQYFIVSAHREENINSDQNFLDLVQMLNSVAEKYQYPVIVSTHPRTRKRIEELNIEFHPLIQLLKPLGFSDYNKLQLAAKATLSDSGTINEESSILNFPALNLRQAHERPEGMEEAAVMMVGLTAERILQGLDILDHQPRGEERLLRLVADYSMPNVSEKIVRIILSYTDYVNRVVWKKY
- the wbjC gene encoding UDP-2-acetamido-2,6-beta-L-arabino-hexul-4-ose reductase; the protein is MKILVTGSNGFIAKNLIQFLSEESEIEVLKFNRDSSSEELEQSVLAADWIVHLAGINRPLNEQEFIEGNITLTQKIANILKRAKKQTPIILSSSIQVERDNAYGQSKLGGEQVLLELQQQQGNLVYICRLANVFGKWSRPNYNSAVATFCYNTANDLPIQIHDENALIRLVYVDDVVESFWNVIKGTQKVEQTFAIEPEYQISVGELAKTLAGFKHSRETLITDRVGTGLTRALYSTYLSFLKPEQFDYSVPKYGDQRGVFVEMLKTPDAGQFSYFTAHPGITRGGHYHHTKTEKFLVIKGQALFKFKHMVTGEFYELETTGDEPRIVETVPGWTHDITNIGNEEMVVMLWANEIFDREKPDTYAMPLTH
- a CDS encoding polysaccharide biosynthesis protein encodes the protein MSVFKSETLLITGGTGSFGNAVLKRFLETDIKEIRIFSRDEKKQDDMRKKYQSSKLKFYIGDVRDYNSVLNATRGVDYIYHAAALKQVPSCEFHPMEAVKTNVLGTENVLEAAIQNRVKRVVCLSTDKAVYPINAMGISKAMMEKVMVAKSRNLEELETVICGTRYGNVMASRGSVIPLFVDQIRQGKPLTITDPNMTRFMMTLEDAVDLVLYAFEHGENGDIFVQKAPAATIEVLAQALKELLNVEEHPVSIMGTRHGEKAYEALLSREEMVVAIDQGYYFRVPADQRDLNYEKYVEDGDLKITQYEDYNSHNTERLDVEGMKKLLLKLEFVRALTQGQYIDPET
- a CDS encoding glycosyltransferase family 2 protein, with the protein product MKVAIVAVCYNAYDDSVGLLDSIELAMRTCEFLDLHVIVCDNSNKSKGLEKLKERIKKLKFNYVKLDNVGYFPAFFAGKKLLDNITGVSDWDFVVVTNVDLQFDESFFKNLKGISISSDVGVLAPSILSKETSEDINPKIFKRPSKFKLSSLYCGFQFLWFYRFYSWLSVSRAKLRGSKRNTSSYRSYSSGTEMYAAHGSIMLFTKFYFNQGASIDYPRFLFGEEVFVAEEARLKGLKTIYAPELKIYDKEHGSTSKEADEFISLEHVKSYKYLLDSYF